TTGCTCGCAAAGCGTCCAGGCCGATAGCGGGGTCGAGGCGACCAAGCTGATGGATGTACAGGCCGTGTTGCAGCGCGCCGCGCAGGCCAAGGATGCCGGCAGCCAGCGTTTCTGCATGGGAGCCGCGTGGCGCAATCCCAAGGACCGGGACATGCCCAAGATCGTCGAGATAGTGAAGGGCGTATCCGAAATGGGGCTCGAGACCTGCATGACGCTCGGCATGCTGACGCCCGAGCAGGCCGAGATGCTCGCCGAAGCGGGGCTCGACTATTACAACCACAACATCGACAGCTCGCCAGAATATTACGAGCGAGTGATTTCGACGCGCGATTTCCAGTGCCGTCTCGATACTCTTGAGAACGTCCGTAATTCCGGGATCAATGTTTGTTCGGGCGGGATTGTCGGCATGGGCGAGACGCGCGAAGACCGCGTGGGGTTTATCCGTACGCTCGCAACGCTCGAACAGCATCCCGAAAGCGTGCCGGTAAACGCTCTGGTGCCGGTGAAGGGTACCGTGTTGGGCGACATGCTCGCCGACACGCCGATGGCCAAGATCGACGATATCGAGTTTGTTCGCACTGTTGCTGTGGCGCGTATCACAATGCCAATGAGCATGGTGCGGCTGTCTGCGGGACGTGAAAACATGTCCGAGGCGACGCAGGCGCTGTGCTTTCTTGCTGGAGCGAATTCGATCTTCACCGGCGACAAGCTGCTGACCGCCCCCAATGCAGGCGATGACAGCGATGCGGCACTATTCTCGAAATTGGGTATGGTGCCCTTGAAAGAGAAAGAACCGCTTCGTGCCTCCAAAGCCAGCGAACTCGTCCAATAGTCGCCGTATCTTCCCTTCCGTCCAAACGGAGAAAGCATGACCGATCTACCCGAAGGCACCCGCCCCGAAACG
The Erythrobacter sp. THAF29 DNA segment above includes these coding regions:
- the bioB gene encoding biotin synthase BioB, whose translation is MTQIRTDWTREEIADLFDLPFTELLFRAAEIHREYHPPEQIQLCTLLSIKTGGCPEDCGYCSQSVQADSGVEATKLMDVQAVLQRAAQAKDAGSQRFCMGAAWRNPKDRDMPKIVEIVKGVSEMGLETCMTLGMLTPEQAEMLAEAGLDYYNHNIDSSPEYYERVISTRDFQCRLDTLENVRNSGINVCSGGIVGMGETREDRVGFIRTLATLEQHPESVPVNALVPVKGTVLGDMLADTPMAKIDDIEFVRTVAVARITMPMSMVRLSAGRENMSEATQALCFLAGANSIFTGDKLLTAPNAGDDSDAALFSKLGMVPLKEKEPLRASKASELVQ